A segment of the Oxyura jamaicensis isolate SHBP4307 breed ruddy duck chromosome 9 unlocalized genomic scaffold, BPBGC_Ojam_1.0 oxy9_random_OJ106483, whole genome shotgun sequence genome:
GGTCAGGGCGATATTTGGCAGCCGGGGGTCCTTGAGTCAGGTCATCGTTGTGGTAGGAGCCATCCCCGCTGcgcagagggaagggggagagtcAGGCATCGCCCTTCCCGGCTGGGATCACCCCATCCCCTCGCGCCCTGGTGCAGCCCTGTGCCGTAACACCGCACGCAGCACCTGGTGTAGCCGATGAGCACGTTCGCGGCCGGCAGCTGGCTGTAATCCCACCGCATGCCCCCGTCCTGGTACAGGAGCAGCACGTAGGACCTGAAGCCGTCGGTGGTGAGGACCGCCTGGAACGTGTTCGTCTGGGGAGAAGCACGGCAGGCGGGTAAGGAACCGAGCAAAGCTGCtgggttttaaattaaatttaaaatgggGCGTGGGTTGCTGCAGGTGGTGGCAGAGAGAGGGGCTGGCTTCCTGACATGCCAAACGGAGGCTGGGTGGCCTCAGGACTGATGTTTTTGGCAGAACCAGCTCCCTCTGTCCAGGCACCCACGGGTGCGGCTCTCGCCTTTTGGCACCCGGCCACCTCCGAGCCCCGGCAGCCCCTTACCCTCCGGCTGTCTCTCCGTGCTCCGTAGGCGGGTGCCTTGTCCCAGGTGATCCTCAGGGTCCAGGCTGCGGAGTAGGAGGACCTCAGGTACCGCCGGACCTTCGCCTCCACGTCGCGGATGAAGGGCGGCTTCTCCGAATTCAGGGTGAGGAACTCCTGCGGGTTTGGGGTGCCCACACATGCTTTGTCTCCCAGCAAAGTGCAGACAGCGCTGAATTTGGGTCTCAAAGGGAGATCTGTTCGTGATGCTCTGCACTGAGACTCGGATATGGCTGGCAGAGGCTTTTTGCTCGCCCTCTCTGCAGGTGATAGACTCACACAGGACTAAAACCTCTTAGATCTGGCCCAGAAAACTGAAACACCACCCGCCAACCCCACCGATCGCACATCCCAAGGGGCATCCTCGAACACGGATCATCTCGCGGTGCTTAACGCGGTCACGCACGAGGACGGCTTCACCCACCTGATAAAAGGTGGTGCCGGTGCCCCTGGAGAAGTCGGCGTTGTCCCAAAACACGGCGATCATGGGCACCTCCTCGTGGCCGTTGAACCCCCCGGGAGGCGGGTTGGGGTGTGTGGGGATGCTGCTGTCGGAGGCTGGGAAGATGATCTGGCCGTTGTCTGTAAACTGAGCACAGGGGAGGAGGTGAAGTGGCCACGAAGTCACCTCCTGCCGCAAACGGACCCTGCAAGCACCCCAACCAACCCGTGCCTGCGTGAATCCCAAGCCGggccccagctcctggtgcctgCCCCAGGTTTTTGGGGGGCGGCCACCCACCCCACAGCAAGTGGGGGCAGTGCAGACTCACGTAGAGAGAGTCACGGAGGGTTTTGCCGAATGGGAACCCAGTCTCAGGCTTGAAAAGCGGAGAGTTGAAGTCCACTCTCCTTTCCACGTACTCGCGGTCGTTTTCCTTTGGTCCGTACCCATAGAGGGACGTGGCTGcgactaaaacaaacaaaaaatataaaaaacttgGTTATAGCAAAGCCTTGGGTCTGTGCCAACACAAATGGCTGAAAGAATTTTACCTTCAGAGACACaagctgggcagcaggaggaggggggaCACCGGGACACCCTGCCTGCCACCTTCCCTCGCAGGGTCCCTCTCCcacccctctccctgccctacCCGGTGCGTCACCTACCTGTGGGGCCGGGCGGAGGGACCGGGGCAGCCGCTGCTGGTCGTGGTGGAGCTGGAAGCATGGAGGATGATGCACGGGCGGCGAGAGAGGCTGGAGCGTTTGTCCCCGGCCGCCCCTTCTtgcccccagggctgggagctggtgggGTTGGGCTGCAGGACACGGCTGGATGCAGGGTGGTGGGGGGAGACCCCCTCTGGGCTCCCCCCTGGCCTGGGATGGGTGCGGGGGCACTCGCCCCACTGGCAGCAGGGACCCCATTTGCAGGGGTGGCGCTGCCCAAGGAGGGGCGCAGGGCTGGGGGCGATGAACCCCCGGCAGGTCCCGGCCCCGGAATgttgggcagggggctgccagcagcgggACCAGCGGGAGGATGGACAGAGAGAGACCCTGGGCTGCTCCCCACCAGGGGCTTTGTGGGGGTCTCCACAGCTGTCCCAGACCCTGGTCCCACAGCCTCTCCAGGATGTGGTTCCCCCAGCACAGGGCCATCACTGTCCCCTCTGCCTTCAGCCACCACGGGTCTGGGGAGGACCCCGGGGGCCCCAGGCTGGAGAGGAGGCAGGaagggggcagccccccccagcagcagcccccagctctccctgtgTCCCCGCGCCCCACTCACTTCCAGAAACTGCAGAGGAAACTGGTGGGGGGCGAGCGGCCGCCCCCGCTGCTGCATCCTCTCTGTctgaggctggaggcagagcaggggcagcattgggggggcgtggggacacgtggggacTCTTCTCCCAAAGGTGCCGGCATCCCTGAGGCCACCTCATCTTCAGGGGACCCCAGCAGAGCGCTCCCAGCACCTGACACCACCACGGGCAGTGGGGGGCCCGGTGCCAAGGGGCTGCTCCCACTTGgggtgctggaggcagaggggggGGGCCCGTtgggtgctggtgctgagctcccccccaagcccccagcagaggcagctggcaaaagGCTGGAGGCATCCGGGGCCACCGGGACCAGGGGCTGCACTTCCTGGGGAGAGGACAGGACGGAGGGGGCCAGCACCCCTGATGTGATCTGGATGATGGCTCCTGCCCCGTCTGCCCCACCGGCACCGGGGGAAGGTGCCCCAGGGGCCAAGGCTCCCGTTTctcctccagccagctccaccaCGTTGGTTTGGCTCAGGTTTGCATCCGAGAGCCCGAGGTCGGCACCGCTCTGGATGCCGGGGGCAGGCACGGGGGTCTCCTCATTGCCTTGGGGGGCAGCAGCCTCCGGGCCTGGGCTCAGTcctccaccagctccaccagctccaGGACCTCCTGCTCCCTCGGCAGCTCCACCACTCAACCCAGCTGAAGATCCCTTGGGAGATGTGGAGGGAGATGCAGAGTGCAGCACGGCTCCCGTTCCTCCACCAGaggctccagctgctccagccgGGTCCTGGGACACCCCCAGGGACTCCCCATCGccagggccagccccagccccttcgcccccacctcctcctgcagcaggatgg
Coding sequences within it:
- the LOC118157683 gene encoding mucin-4-like, encoding MLPAPPRPAAAAPVPPPGPTVAATSLYGYGPKENDREYVERRVDFNSPLFKPETGFPFGKTLRDSLYFTDNGQIIFPASDSSIPTHPNPPPGGFNGHEEVPMIAVFWDNADFSRGTGTTFYQEFLTLNSEKPPFIRDVEAKVRRYLRSSYSAAWTLRITWDKAPAYGARRDSRRTNTFQAVLTTDGFRSYVLLLYQDGGMRWDYSQLPAANVLIGYTSGDGSYHNDDLTQGPPAAKYRPDQFRGYNTDLRGLWLYKLESHVGINYRLKCLAWTGRQQEPRMWSQDLPACPCSLQQGQQDPRFKSSRGGWWSARVSMLHSASPNRHGAGVRCLYDSRGQLVEGRQERYWRSSRQVSPYRDQELKLYDWCCNQAASARLCARYSEKRPRIGCDGYQALGTADSSEDSDSEEQRDEEDE